The Deltaproteobacteria bacterium genome has a segment encoding these proteins:
- a CDS encoding KpsF/GutQ family sugar-phosphate isomerase: MAPEDIIGTAKEVLAIEAAAIQEQIHKVGADFARAIEIIKNSRGKVILTGMGKSGIVCKKIVATFASTGTPAFFLHPGEAIHGDLGMVMPDDVLIALSNSGETEEVISILTVIKRMGVKVIALVGNSESTLSKHADVTIDVGVSKEACPMGVAPTSSTTAALAVGDAMAVVLFKEKGFSLDDFAMLHPGGALGRRLKLVSDLMSTGDEIPLTGPDTALIDALYEISSKRLGVTGIVNEENKLIGVITDGDLRRAMEKKVDIYTVKAKDIMTKNPKRITESELAAKALSIMEQNKITSLFVFDEGEKNLVGVIHIHDLLRAKIT, from the coding sequence ATGGCTCCCGAAGACATCATCGGCACGGCAAAGGAGGTGCTTGCCATCGAGGCGGCGGCAATACAGGAACAGATCCACAAGGTGGGCGCTGACTTTGCGAGGGCCATAGAAATAATCAAGAATTCGAGGGGAAAGGTGATTCTTACGGGAATGGGGAAATCGGGGATCGTCTGCAAGAAGATCGTAGCCACCTTCGCTTCAACGGGCACTCCCGCCTTTTTCCTCCACCCCGGGGAGGCGATACACGGGGACCTTGGCATGGTCATGCCCGACGATGTGCTGATCGCCCTTTCCAACTCGGGCGAGACGGAGGAGGTAATCTCTATTCTAACGGTTATCAAGAGGATGGGGGTAAAGGTGATCGCCCTGGTGGGCAATAGCGAGTCAACGCTGTCCAAGCACGCCGATGTTACCATCGACGTGGGTGTCTCCAAAGAGGCTTGCCCGATGGGGGTGGCCCCGACCTCCAGCACGACCGCTGCCCTCGCTGTCGGCGATGCAATGGCCGTTGTCCTTTTCAAGGAGAAGGGTTTTTCCCTCGATGATTTTGCCATGCTGCATCCCGGGGGGGCTCTCGGGAGAAGGCTGAAACTCGTTTCTGATCTGATGAGCACCGGTGACGAGATTCCCCTGACAGGACCCGACACAGCCCTCATAGACGCCCTGTACGAGATATCGTCGAAGAGGCTCGGTGTCACGGGGATTGTAAATGAGGAGAACAAGCTTATCGGGGTCATCACCGATGGGGACCTGCGCAGAGCCATGGAGAAAAAGGTGGACATATACACGGTCAAGGCAAAGGACATCATGACGAAAAACCCGAAGAGAATAACGGAGAGCGAACTTGCTGCCAAGGCTCTCTCCATAATGGAGCAAAACAAG